DNA sequence from the Ananas comosus cultivar F153 unplaced genomic scaffold, ASM154086v1, whole genome shotgun sequence genome:
AGTCAATGCTAGACTACATAACTCGATGGCGCAATTTGAGTATAAAGTGTGATACAACCCTAGAGCAATCTCAAGCGGTGGAACTGCTTAAAGGGAATGTAGACAACTGGATGGCCCCGTTTCTTTTCACCACCAGTTGTACTACGTTTCAGGATCTCATACTGAACATCTCAAAGCTAGAGAAAATCGATCCACAAATTTTGGCGAGTTTCTAAACCTCGGAGGGAAGATGGAAAGAAAGACGAAACTAAAACCATTCGTTCAAAGACGGCCTATGCGAACAAcgtagaaaaaggaaaaaggcccATTGCGTCAGCTGGGCCAGCATCCAAACCAACATTCGGCGGTGATAATTATAAAATGACCATGGAGGAGAGAAAGAATAAAGTCTACCCCTTCAAAAGAgacaaagtaaagaaaatattcAATGATGCTATCAAAAGCGGCCTGCAACTACCGGAGCCAAAGAGGCCAGAAGATGTTGGCAAAACCGATGACGCAAATTATTGTCTCTATCATAGAATGGTCGGTCACCCTATTGAAGATTGTTGGGTGTTTAAAGACTGGGTGGAAAGGCAATATAAAACTGGAGCTATTACCCTCTCACGTTCGGTCCTGATGGATCCACAAGTGGAAGAAACTAATGTAATTAGTGCGGGAACCGAAGAAACAGTAGGGTTCGATAACTCTTTTCCCTCTGAGTTTTGGAACACCTTTCTGACTAAGAAGACTCGAAAGATGCTCAAACAATTGAAAGAGACTCCAGGAATTATATGGCGAGGCCCATTGAACCCAAAAGTGCAACCAatgccatttgaggatcagccTTCATCATCTTCCAGACCATACAATCCTCCTACTCTATCTAATCGAAAAAtaatcaagaaaaagaagattaaaaagCCCGTAGATCCAGAGCCGTACGAGTCTAAGAAGACGGAGCTTGAGGAGTATATTGACTCCTTAGAAGACTACATACAAAAAGAGAGGGATACGGTTTTAATCAAGGACTTCGTAGTCGGAGCAATGGAAGGCACGACCGTCCCGATACGAAGGATTGATGAGGGTGTCAAATTTAGAAGATATGTTGAGCCTCCGCTTCCACCCAATAAGAAGgtctatataaatttaaaagacgAATTTGAAGAGATAGAGAAGGAGATCTATAAAGAGGCAGAAGACTTCTGGCGAGAAGTATCCACAGAAGCATGCAGAGCCATCTCAGCATATGATGTGGACAGTGAAGACGAATTTACTTCTGCGTTAGAGGACAACATTGATGATGGTGTTGAAGAAGGTGATAGCGAGAAAGAATTTCGGCAAAagctagaaagaaaaaataaagaagagcAAAGTTCGACTGCATGTACACAAAGGGCCACAAACTATAGGCTAGACTCGGTCAACGATGAGCTCTTTAACATAAGAGTCGAACAAAAAGAGATAGCGAAGATGGTGATTGGGCTTGAAGCAAGGGTTGAGCAGGTGTTGCGGTTGATGGCTCCAGCCCCTCGACGAGCTCGACTACCACGAAGAAACAGCCGTCCACAAGAGATGATGGAGCGCATTGAGAGAATGACCAGTCAGGAGCAAGCAATAGAGAATGTATCTTCTCGAAACTTGAGAATTGTAGGAGATCGAGATCTATCGATTCAAAGGAAGAAACAACAATTGTCTCGCAAgagtaaaaatgatcaaacttTAAACCCCAGCTGGCACCAGTTGATTGATAATCAAAGGAAAGACTCGATCgtggagaaaaaggaaaagccTTCAAGTATTAGGATCGATGACGCAAAAGTGGCAGAAAGGTCACAACACCAGGACGTGCAAGTttataaaggaaaagaaaaagctcCACTCATTGAAGACCAAGTTATAAAGAAAGTTTGGAAAGGGGAGCAAAGGGAAGCGCGACTCCGATTTTCTCCGGACCATCAAGAGTGGGGGCATAACCTAGATACAAAGAAAGATCAAGTACAACCCTCGACCAGTAAAGGCTTTAGGAAGAATCGAATCACAAGGAACACAAGACCCCCGAGAATATATATACCATATGATGAGAACGAGCCTATTATCTGCAACTTCTGCGGAGCTAATGGCCATTCTTACACAAATCGCCAATGTCTAAAAGAGCTAGAGGAGAATACTCTCGAGAGAGAGTCTTGTAGAGTCATCACTATCTCTGAAGATCACTCTGAGGAATCTGTTAACAAACGGAGACGAAAAAGTAAACAACCAGCAATGGTGAACGAAGAAGGTGACAGTGCATGGCTGGCATATGAACCTCCCTCCCAAAATCAAGAATTAAAAAGAATGGAAACTCGTATCCTGGAAGTAGGAAATGATGTGAAAAGGTTGCAGCTCGACGTCCAGTCTTTGAAGTTAAATCTAGATTGCATTGCTACTGCAGTGAAAAATATGAGCTCCCAGACAAGGACGATAATAGACATGCTCCGCTCTCAAGTAGGCGAGAGCTCAAGGAAAACTCGAAACGAGACCTGTAGGGCAGTCGACATCAATACCGATTCGGAGAATGATGAAGGAGATGccctacaaataaaattaagatctGGAAAAGTGCTACCAGAAAGGCAAGAGTCAGTTCaaaaggagagagatagagaagctCTAGTCAACAAAGAACTTCCAACttcttcaaatcaaataaagctTACGAGAATAGAGTATAATGTACTCTCTCATTTACGAAAAGTACCAGCACTTCTGAGTGTTTATGACGCCCTCATAATGTCTAAAGAACTCAGAGAAGTGTTGATCTATGCTCTCCAAAATCCCGAGCCCTTCCGCGCATATTTCGCCGAGACAAGCATGAAGGAGGCGTTATACCTCGTCCACACCGCCAATATCACCTTTACAGAAAAGGATTTATTAATGGGGACAACGCATCATAATGGACCGTTATATGTGACCGGCACAAGTGACGGAGAAAAGATGAACCGCATTTTAATTGACCCTGGATCTTCTGTGAACTTGATGACTTTAAGAACCCTAAAGAGTCTGGCAATGGATGTCGGCTATTTAAACTCAGAAAAAGTCGTAATTCAAGGGTTCAACCAACACAGTCAAAAGGCTCTTGGGTCCATTACCCTCCCGATAAGGTTTGGGAAGTTGCAACAGAGGCGAAATTTTATGTTATCAATGCAGATACTTCCTATAAGGCATTGTTGGGAAGGCCTTGGTTGCATAAATATCACATGGTTCCGTCTACCCTTCATCAATgcctaaaatatataaaagatgggGAGGAATATAGAATTGATGGTGATATTCGGCCATTTGGAGTTCATGAAATTCGATATGAAGATGCAAGATATTTTATAGAATTAGAAGATATAGAACAAAATCGTAGTATATCGAGAGAACAATCTTCTAAAGAGAAGAAACTTGTAGAAGAAATCAAAAGAGAGTCAACGGTGCCGCATTTCGGAAGCGACTCGGATAGCTCCGATCTCGATGAAGATGAATTATGTTGGGCTATGAAGCTTCTTTCAAACAATTGGAATACCCCCGAAATTGAAAACTCGTCAGAAGACGAACATCACTTTACAGCTTATGTCAAGGCTGATAGAATGATTGCAAAAGCCTCTGACCTGGTGGAAGATACATTGACAATTCTTAAGGTTCCTGAAGAATGCCACAGACTTATTCCTGCACGACAGGTTTCTGTTGTAGACCATTTAAAAACTTTCTTTGTCCCACCAAAGATAGAAGATGTTGAAGGAAGGAGGACAGTAAAAAGAGGAATCCTTTTTTATAAATCAGACGATAAAAAATCCACTGATGTTATCAGACCGGAGGATTATGATGATGATATATACGAGGATATAGAAATCCCGAATTATTTTTCAGCTAGCTTGATAAAGATGATACACAAATTAGGTTGTCCCACAAGGAGGTCTTGGGCCAATCACAAATTCTTCGAACGAATGTGGAATCCACCGCAAAGAAGATCCACACTCCCAAATGGCAAATCTAGCAATACCAGAGGCCTAGGGTATTACAGAAGTTCCACTTATCAAGATATCTATACCTGTAATGTGATCAATGCGAATGCGGATATTGCTGAACATCTGGTCGATGAACAAAAATCTCTTGAACCAAAAGATGCACCTCAGGAGCTTGAAGATGGGGGACAAGCAACTGTAGATGAACTTCTCGAGATAAATTTGGGGACGGAAGAAGACCCCAGACCCACTTATATAAGTGCACTGCTCCCAGAAGAGGAACAAGAGAAGCTAAAGACATTGCTGACAGAGTTTAAAGACTGCTTTGCATGGAGTTATAAAGAAATGCCGGGCCTTAATCCAGAAGTGGCTGTTCACAAGCTAGCTATAGATTCTCAAGCTCATCCAGTCAAACAAGCACCTAGGAGGATGAGGGTGGATCTGGAAGAGCAAATAATTGCGGAAACCAAAAAGCTCATTGAGGCAGGCTTTATAAGGGAGGAGAAATATGCTAACTGGATCGCTAGTATTGTCCCGGTCAAGAAGAAGAATGGCCAAATTCGTATATGCGTCGATTTTCGGGATTTAAATAAAGCTTGTCCAAAAGATGATTTTCCGCTACCAATAACGGAACTGATGATTGACAATACCTCGAGTTGCGAGCTATTCTCGTTTATGGATGGTTCCTCAGgatataatcaaataaagatAGCGCCAGAAGACGAGAAACACACTGCATTCAGAACCCCTATTGGAATATATTGTTATAAAGTTATGCCTTTCGGCCTCAAAAATGCCGGAGCTACATATCAGCGGGCAATGACTAGAATATTCGATGATCTACTCCACAAGACAGTGGAGTGCTATGTCGATGATTTGGTTGTGAAAACGAAGAACAAAGAAAATCACTTCCAAGATCTAACCACTGTCTTTACCCGATTGAGAGAACACCAGTTAAAAATGAATCCGCTCAAATGTGCATTCGGAGTCGTCTCCGGCAAATTTTTAGGGTTCATTGTTAGGCATCGAGGGGTAGAAATTGATCCTTCGAAAATCAAAGCTATTATGAAAATGCCTCCTCCAAGAAATTTAAAACAACTTCGATCCTTTCAGGGAAGATTAGCATATATCAGaagatttatttcaaatctCTCTGGTAGGGTCAAACCCTTCTCCAAACTAGTAAAGAAGGATGCACCATCCGTCTGGGACACAGAATGCCAAACAGCCTTCTAAGGCATAAAAGGGTACTTAATGAATCCACCAGTACTCGCCGCCCCAATACACGGCAAACCCTTAATATTATACACAGCAGCTCTCGACGGATCACTGGGAGCACTTTTGGCGCAGAATaatgaagaaggaaaagaacaagctctatactactgtcaCGTCcggataccagcggaagcatatccggcacgtgcacagacccgccatacacctgcagtatataaggcgtctacaaagaaagcaagtcgataggagtaaaagcATAACatagtcctatcctgatatcagagcatagtaaaagtcacaaagactatcaacaaaagaacgagaGTGTCCAACCCAAAATATAGgtacaaaagaaagtactaaaactgccacatctggatccaaaatatatatacaacacagggtatacaaaaagtctgtacaatggtagtctctctataaactggacatcaccctcggctgtaatccgagtagcaaggtgatcgactagcacgctcctagcaatgtctagctagacgcggcTTCCTTGCCatggtccctagcctctcctgtagatggctctataaaaataaccataaaaagggcgtgagaactattaacaatagttcccagtgggtaagccgccagcctcggcgaattacaccactaggctcatgatgtactgaaagtaagtaaaagcgataagtgcatgatatagaaatatgcaatgctaaccagtaacaggcatgtattcaacatgtaaacatgatttctgcagtagtGGATCAACTGAACAATAGAAGTATCGCAACTACTATAagcataaacataaacataaccATAGAAGTGTAAGCACTACTGTACACTACAACTGATACTCATTCATTACTATCGTTATCattttcactttcattttcattcattaggacctactcaaggtagtccagcttgtgccgcgcctaatggccccatggtagtatacactccccacggcaatccacttcggcacccaatcccgcacgggcgagcaactgtcgcgtaggccaactccggagtgccggcttgtggggcgcgaccctcacaagcttgtgcgaatgggCACAATGGCAATAATCACGATCCATAGCTTAACAGTTTCCAAATATCATATATCAAGTATATAAGTTCTCATTCTCGACCCATAGGTCAGCGTTCAATATAGCAAGCAATGCTAGCGATCACTAGATGAAATATCACATAATAGAGATGCTGATTTGCATGAATCATTGGTATAGTCACGTATCAATATTCATAAGTTATGTTTCTTACTTGACAAATGCATAAGAAAATCGTTTACTAACAAGTGTTAACTTTAATTAGCTTTCAAGGCATAGGAACAGCATGAGTGTTTAAAGTTGCCCGTCAGCACTTAGAACCATCCATATATGAATCATCAGTCTATAGcatcatatagaacatagaggaaattcacttgctctggttaggtccgacccacctatcactaagcTCAAAACAGCCCAAGAGATGCTCCAAATTCAGCTCAAACGATCCCTGgaactgctgaaaataaaacaTCAAACCGCGTCGGAACGATTACTTAGTAATCTAATTTCGGCTTCAATGACGCATAATATAAAGTAATAACATAATTCCCTGTTTCGGCTAGCTTAATACCTCAAATTGAGTCTTCAAAAGCTCTCACAAGTCAGCTGAAGTTACTCCCAAAAGTCGGTCACACCCTTGCTGCGAACCACATCAAAACGACTTTAGAATGCTAGTATACTAGCTAAAATGGCCGAATTCTTGTAAAATTAGATTTCTAGCAGAAATTCCTGCTTACTCggggttagaacaccttctaaaccagtcccCAAAGTCACCAATTAAGCCCAGTTTAAATCAAAAACCTGCTGCAAACAGCGATTCCAAAATCAGCCTTTAATCGGCGAATTCGCGCCCGAACAATGAAAAAAAGGAGTAGTTTACCTTCTTTGATCAAAAACTTAGTCCCAACTGAGCCAAGCTACAATACCTGACCCTGTTTTAACCATAAAACCTCTTCTCTCTCAGCTGGAGTAACAAACATCCGAAATCAATACTCAAAGCGACGAAAAGAACGTCGATAACAGAAAAAAATTGGGTCGATTACCTTATCGAGCATCCAACCAGGACTCTACTGGtccagagctgcgaaaagcACTCCGAAATCCTCCCTCATACTTCCATGTAAACTCTGCGATGCCCACAACCCGCAGAAAACCAACGTCGCGACGAAAACGACCGAAATCGGCgatttctttgtagagagagaaggaaatcctagagagagaaaaggaaaccCTCAAACCTCCTTGGTGAGCTCAGAGGTGCTTATCCAGGTTGCAGGGGTCGAGCTGCGGATAAAAGGGATAAGCTTGTTGagtaaaaagaccaaaatatccaagctgccacgcagctgctgctgctgctgcttgctgtaccggtacagcattaggcttgtaccggtacaccaatgcaaaaattgcagatttcgcaattgcaatgcactttctcacttctagctttccaatcactctcaaacttatttgtaaacatctttaaaccctttaAAATATGTAGGAAGGTTCCGAACCTCATTCCTCTTACTCGAACTTCCCAATTTGCTAAAGTCTAGTATACTACAACTACCTCAGCAGGATGTTGATGGGGGCAGAAAACTCATACTCACCAATAGAGAAGCATTGCTTAGCTCTTATATTTGCTGTCAAGAAGTTGAGGCATTATATGCTCGAGCACAAAATTTACTTAGTATCAAAAGTCGATCCGCTCAAATTTTTAATGACAAGACCCGTCTTAACTGGAAGGCTAGCGAAATGGACAGTTATCCTTCTAGAATTTGATATCACCTACACGCCACAAAAGGCTGTTAAGGGGCAAGCACTCGCTGATTTTTTAGCAGCACATCCAGTACCTGACGGTTCACCTTTGGTGTGCGATCTACCAGATGAAGAGGTGTTACTTGTTGAGGATGAACAACCATACTGGGGCATGTATTTCGACGGAGCATCTTCTATCCAACCTGCATATAGCCCAAATATTCCGCAAGTAAGGGCAGGCGTCGGTCTGATTTTTGTGACGCCTGAGAAAGGAATCTTGCGGTACTCTCTGGCGCTTTCTGAGCCTCGTACAAATAATGAAGATGAATATGAAGCCTTAATTGCGGGGTTAGAAATAGCCATCTTCATGAATATACAACGGCTACACATCTATGGGGACTCTCAACTGATCATTAATCAAGTGACGGGCGAATATAAAGTCCACAAGCCAGAATTAACCAAATATCAAAAGAGGGCGCAAGAACTCATAAAGGAAATACCAAATGTCACACTAGAAAGGGTCTCCCGAGCTGCAAACGGGAAAGCGGATGCCCTAGCTAGATTGGCTAAAGAGTTAGCTGATCCCAATCTTGACGAAGTCCATGTGactatcaaaaatagaaagatCTTGTCACCTACGAACTTAGATCTCGAAgaagaatcaaaagaaattcAGAAAGCGAATGCGCTAAAAATTGAAGTGGAAGACGATTGGAGGGAGCCTTTCCTTAATTATTTCAAACACAACGAACTTCCTGAAGAAAAGCCAAAACAAGTTCAGTTGAAGAAGAGGGCGATGCGATACGCTTTCGTGAATGATACGCTCTATAGGAGATCTTATGATCAGTTATGGTTGAGATGTATATCACCAGAGGAAATCAAACAGGTTATGCATGAAGTTCATTCGGGTGTATGTGGTGCTCACCAATCTGGTCCCAAGATGCGCCTCAAGATTAAACACTTGGGCTACTATTGGCCCACAATGGTTCAAGATTGTATGGAATACGCTAGGAAATGCCACCAATGCCAAGTCCATAGCGATTTTATTCACCAACATCCGAACCCTCTGCACCCGACAATTGCCTCTTGGCCATTTGATATATGGGGAACAGACGTTATAGGGCCAATTAATCCTCCCTCATCTCGAGGACACAAATTTATTCTCGCAGCGACAGACTACTTCTCTAGATGGGCTGAGGCTATTCCTTTGAGAGAAGCGAAAGCGGATAATGTCATGAGATTTTTTAgggaaaatattttgaaccgCTTCGGGGTTCCTCGTCGAATTATTTCTGATAATGGCTCGGCCTTCAAAAGTTTTAAGGTCAGCAGATTCGCCTCCCACCATAAGATCGACTGGCGATATTCGTCGATTTATAATCCAAGAGCTAATGGTCTGGCCGAAGCTTTCAATAAGACCCTGGTTAAACTTTTGAGAAAAATTATTGGTAAAAATAAGAGGGAATGGCACGACAAGATTTCAGATGCGCTCTGGGCTTACCGAACAACTTTTAAGACTCCTACTCAAGCCACGCCTTATTCTTTGGTCTTCGGAATGGAAGCTATCCTTCCTTTAGAAGTGGAGCTACCATCGCTAAGGATGGCGGTTCAACATGAAATGACAAATGAAGAAAATATCTTCTTGAGACTTGACGAACTGGATTCTCTAGATGAGGTACGGTTGGCTGCGCAACAAAATCTAGAGCTTTATCAGTCTCAAATGTCAAGGGCATACAACAAACTAGCGCGCGTCCGAACATTTCAGGCAGGAGATTTGGTACTAGTTCACCGACGGCCTATAATTATAAACAAACATGCCGGGGGCAAATTCGATCCAAATTAGGAAGGTCCCTATGTTATAGAAAAAGCATACGAGGGATGAGCTTACCAATTAATCGACGCAAAAGGAGAAAGACCAATGCCACCGATCAACGGACGATTTTTGAAGAAATACTatccataaataaaaaaaaaagaaaaaaaaaagaaaaaagaaaaatctagaaagaaagaaatccGGCTGTGAATAAATTTCACGGGCAAAAATGGAATCCCCGCTGTGAGAAAACCTGCATTTGGCTCACAGGCAAAAGAGAGGGGAAAGGTTTCTAGCGAAAACCCTCACGGGTGCTGGTTTCCAATAAAACTAACATCCACACCTTTCCCTGCCGACgatggaatgctaactcaccctttggggtcggttatgcgcagcaatCTCGATATACCGAATTGCTTCCGGAGGCTAAATAAACTCAACAATTTTCTTTGTTTCCCCTCGCCGACGATGGAATGCTAACTAACCCTTGTgggtcggttatgcgcagcaatCTCGATATACCGAGTTGCTTCCGGAGGCCAAATAAACTCAACAATAGTCTTTGTCTTCCACGTCGACGATGGAATGTTAACTCATTCCTTGGGGTCGGATATGTGCAGCAATCTCGATGTACCAAGTTGCTTTCGGAGGCCAAACAAACTCAAGAAAATTCATTTTCCCTTTTAGCTGACGATGAAACTCAAACTCACCCTTTGGGGTCGGTCACTAGTCCAGCACGCGAGGTTGAATGTGCAAACAGATttctacaaaaaagaaaaaaaaagggagtttCCACCTTTTTTCTgctcgcaaaaaaaaaaacactcacaGCAAAAGGTGGGGGGCACTTTGttcgaatttaaaaaaaaaagaataaaattacattcaacttttcttcctttcttcaaaaaaaaaaaaaaaagaaaaaaaagggaaaaatgtaaaatttgaaacaaaaatatcccacttcaaaaaaaaggaaggaaagaaaatatacttaaaaaaaaaatttcatacctTAATCAAGGTATCATTCCTTTTCAAAAAGAATTTTTGAATAGTTTCTAAAAAAAGCACAAGCCATTAGAGGCTTAATATAAGGAGGCctctgaataaaaaaaaagggagggatcaaaaaaaaaaaaaggagagaaccaagaaagcacaaaaaaaaggaacagaagaaagaaaaaaaaaagggtgagaagaaaaaaaaaaaaaagctttatactctcctctctctctctctctctttctctctcttgtgtACGGGCACCAAAGGGGGAGCCCCTTTTGGGTCTTGCTGGCAGAGGGGGGGGTGCCATGTGCACCCCTCTCCAATCCGTACACACGACACGACGCGACGGCGACGACTTCGACGACGGCACGACAACGACGACTTCGACAACGGCAACCACGGTAATTTCTACAACAACAGGAGATACGCATGCGTACGCATAGTGTAGGTGtgatttttttgttggtttgatcaacccgaccatcttcgtgataggtttcgaaccgatcaaatctAACATCAAATCATCACTTCCGCCATGCGTATGTATTGTTAATCTCCAagccgtgcggccatcttcgcgataggctcgacacggtCAAAATAATTAATCGAACCGGAGGTTTTATTACGTAAgtcgtgcggccatcttcgtgataggctcgacatgggtATAAAAAaatcgtgcggccatcttcgcgataggctcgacacgattaAACTCCGCAAAAcgcgacaaaaaaaaataacatgaaGAATGATGATAAATAATGGACGGGTTTTGATTCGTCATAAATTTCGAGACGAGATTCggacaaataaacaaaaatacaaaaataataataaacaaacaaaagaaaacaaaaaaaagagaacaaaaaaaagaaaaaaaaaaaaaggagggtacccctccctctctctctctcggggaGATTAGGACGGAAGAATGAGGGGGTGAATATGTTTTCATAAATTTAAGATATCATATTAAGGCACTGTCTCATGCGAACTAGCCCGCCCGCGGATTGTTTCTAAGCGAGTGGTCATGTCATGGTTAgagatataatttatttatgtttattttgaAGATGCAGATTAAGGTTCATGGCTCAAAGACTTCAAAAATCTTTAGTTAATAACCCCACAGCTTCGtgtaaggaaccctcgattaagataccaaaaatataaatgctgataataaaagaggaCAAAACagactatatataaaattttattgatatgattTCCTGTTTACATgtgc
Encoded proteins:
- the LOC109704943 gene encoding uncharacterized protein K02A2.6-like, which produces MGAENSYSPIEKHCLALIFAVKKLRHYMLEHKIYLVSKVDPLKFLMTRPVLTGRLAKWTVILLEFDITYTPQKAVKGQALADFLAAHPVPDGSPLVCDLPDEEVLLVEDEQPYWGMYFDGASSIQPAYSPNIPQVRAGVGLIFVTPEKGILRYSLALSEPRTNNEDEYEALIAGLEIAIFMNIQRLHIYGDSQLIINQVTGEYKVHKPELTKYQKRAQELIKEIPNVTLERVSRAANGKADALARLAKELADPNLDEVHVTIKNRKILSPTNLDLEEESKEIQKANALKIEVEDDWREPFLNYFKHNELPEEKPKQVQLKKRAMRYAFVNDTLYRRSYDQLWLRCISPEEIKQVMHEVHSGVCGAHQSGPKMRLKIKHLGYYWPTMVQDCMEYARKCHQCQVHSDFIHQHPNPLHPTIASWPFDIWGTDVIGPINPPSSRGHKFILAATDYFSRWAEAIPLREAKADNVMRFFRENILNRFGVPRRIISDNGSAFKSFKVSRFASHHKIDWRYSSIYNPRANGLAEAFNKTLVKLLRKIIGKNKREWHDKISDALWAYRTTFKTPTQATPYSLVFGMEAILPLEVELPSLRMAVQHEMTNEENIFLRLDELDSLDEVRLAAQQNLELYQSQMSRAYNKLARVRTFQAGDLVLVHRRPIIINKHAGGKFDPN